The following are encoded together in the Culex pipiens pallens isolate TS chromosome 1, TS_CPP_V2, whole genome shotgun sequence genome:
- the LOC120426231 gene encoding uncharacterized protein LOC120426231, with amino-acid sequence MILSILVFFGGYYACLARVPVTTVQKSLPVPSPGIQSPNRSPIIPVPVINHWNSWNQPTPYSVATNTFIPENVLFCPMCTSSTSWDHCNPTVLPCGSSWDNKYHSLIAGVNPSVPKDTPDRHWFQCMKIAFQTATVSNGTLQFFVAGCGYGGVDYCRGWDDGFSQVMTCESCQFGCGASGGSRSSESFYFVVTCFVLLLKLMF; translated from the exons ATGATTTTAAGTATATTGGTATTTTTCGGTGGATATTATGCCTGTTTGGCAAGGGTTCCTGTCACGACGGTCCAGAAATCATTGCCAGTGCCAAGTCCAGGGATCCAATCTCCAAATCGATCACCTATTATTCCGGTTCCAGTGATTAACCATTGGAACTCCTGGAATCAACCAACTCCGTACAGCGTAGCTACGAATACATTCA TTCCAGAAAACGTCCTCTTCTGTCCCATGTGCACCAGCAGCACCAGCTGGGACCACTGCAACCCCACAGTTCTGCCTTGTGGCTCGAGTTGGGACAACAAGTATCACAGTTTAATAGCTGGGGTCAATCCATCGGTACCGAAGGACACGCCGGATCGTCACTGGTTCCAGTGCATGAAGATTGCCTTTCAAACAGCTACCGTGAGTAATGGTACGTTGCAGTTCTTCGTTGCTGGCTGTGGATACGGGGGTGTCGACTACTGCCGCGGCTGGGACGACGGATTCTCCCAAGTGATGACGTGTGAGTCATGCCAGTTTGGATGCGGCGCAAGTGGTGGTAGTAGAAGCAGTGAATCGTTTTATTTTGTAGTAACTTGTTTTGTGTTACTATTAAAGTTGATGTTTTGA